Proteins co-encoded in one Fusarium musae strain F31 chromosome 3, whole genome shotgun sequence genomic window:
- a CDS encoding hypothetical protein (BUSCO:EOG092604MJ), with protein MTTQLLATELANLIQESKRKHNDLRQAAEKSLEELKNLRNPSEQTAPEELSQKPNFVNPFIIACGTKNAKFTAIAIVCLQRLIVAQALPRSKLNQVLEALMQATSAGLDVQLKILQALPSLVQNYASDLKGNLLVTTLNICFTLQSSKNAIVNHTSAATLQQLVVSVFDKVVAEDKKAGDAPTANDAEYSENHPAATDAYRIFNDLCLMTENQRPEFIRVSGLPQTFGLELIESVITNHATVFSNHPEQAQILRSRVMPLLIGALKGKPNFATTVRLVRILYTMLRRHIGILPSECGEALTVLTQILDQDETVWKRALCMEVFRGIFADHALLRRIYAMFDAKEGERDVLKPLIATFVRLSTEKPAVIGLGHSSSLPTTSSSTNGSSEQAIAEASGMTGLMTGPVGAETTTTGISTQFSSVRVPCIDQLDKTEAPSIPESYLYSLVLACISSVSDGLAKFILPLTVPNETRNRKRTSRQEFGRDSPAPPSEQESTPPRGKMERSASFKKNPVPLNPLSLEDHPLHSEVKICATIVEECWPAILATCSTFLYAALDSEYYHGLVRAFQRFAHVAGLLQLSTPRDAFLTTLGKAAVPPNVLTACVNAGQPRPQTPSTPTDGSLFSNARGLLSVDSLTPTTPTADKGRQASFDVSVASLNTRNLLCLRALLNLGIALGPTLAGAWSIILETLQQADFVLFVSGKSPGRTPTMSRGPDAGGDSEAATLMANFGSEVRAVETAASRLIESTVDFPNESFLKVVAAVCSLLTQKPVEQPETTTQPQSPSDGQQLKAPVVQGRRFSGQQMSSGSTQEDQFALAKLGELATINIERLLEYSPEESGWDVLTNELIDTLTSSSMNSSVRTRAADILVKLVLEAANVTSSLPEEARGEIQLRFFEALRRSLAPLLKGDREVSLASHSTDIDIHKIILDGLQSIIEGNGETLVKGWDIAFEIIGTIFITREFDPAYRRGSVANPILLDTRSARLIRSSFNSLQLICSDFLASLPNSCFLILVDNLYKFCSQDDDLNIALTTVTFFWVLSDFLSAKNESLAITADMMQNTELPDLEKMAADHGHKSSDAALWMLLLLRLTNVTTDDRLELRNSAIQTLLRIFDAYGDRLSPESWSICVKSVVFKLLSSIEQEIKVLQSDEEEDAEDSDRAEWTETAVVVLNGISNLLANYLDILTGHPSFDHLWQELLSHLTTLLDFQVLDINTATFKALAHILSQTNTEGKPVFSKTAIDIAWDLWARGVPTSKPVDEKSEDNQNCLIAYVSALTEIYRLVQEDLEVKRVGRILTLLRETLGEASVGNYVQDIEYVTPLQAHILEAVQMIRTDVKGVPSAMITQVADFLVLPFVQANFSKPEPKRTYIALSKASMKTLEKLILEHSKDADIYRSNSFSEALKALCKPIELKYGFPTTTKSTQPWRLATSTALTILEATLSQITSLELPNEVVQNIWTTIVAIADGIMSADCSVAPPGTDFAGDEEFDIASFQKLRELIIPALGAAAVSEKARKAYAESLFKTSVIHAPSPDEESIINGTHEKGLSALYAPRAGRTVAVLPTKRVKMAYVSCEVLFGLVAAKDEPTIVIQPPIPKSPDPKHSQFAESPVTLHTRIASTAAPLLILRCALTLRAYIADQPLRGKMPQPLSQRKELLWILQKLVELKSDGNAIPELDNIESDERKHLLRLYPLIVRASGVVGDEKVGSILREALEVVGDELGF; from the exons ATGACGACGCAACTCCTTGCCACGGAGCTGGCCAATCTTATCCAAGAGAGCAAGAGGAAACACAATGATTTGCGACAA GCCGCGGAGAAATCGTtagaagagctgaagaacttgagaaATCCTTCCGAACAAACAGCGCCTGAAG AGCTATCTCAAAAGCCCAACTTTGTCAACCCATTCATCATCGCATGTGGTACCAAGAATGCCAAGTTTACCGCCATCGCTATTGTCTGTCTTCAGCGTCTCATCGTTGCGCAAGCTCTTCCACGTTCAAAGCTGAACCAAGTGCTCGAGGCCTTGATGCAAGCCACCTCAGCTGGTCTGGATGTGCAGCTCAAGATCTTGCAAGCGCTGCCCTCACTTGTTCAAAATTATGCATCAGATCTTAAAGGAAACTTGTTGGTGACGACACTCAACATTTGCTTTACTCTCCAAAGTAGCAAAAATGCCATTGTGAACCATACTTCAGCAGCGACGCTACAGCAACTGGTCGTGTCTGTGTTTGACAAAGTTGTCgctgaagacaagaaagcAGGCGATGCGCCTACGGCAAATGATGCTGAATATTCTGAGAACCATCCTGCAGCTACCGATGCCTACCGTATTTTCAACGATCTGTGCCTTATGACCGAGAACCAGCGGCCAGAATTCATCCGCGTTTCGGGGCTTCCACAGACTTTCGGCCTGGAACTCATTGAATCCGTCATCACAAATCATGCCACCGTCTTCAGTAACCACCCCGAGCAGGCTCAGATTCTACGAAGCAGAGTAATGCCGCTCCTCATTGGGGCTTTGAAGGGGAAACCGAACTTCGCAACCACAGTACGCCTGGTGCGCATTCTGTACACTATGCTGCGTAGGCACATCGGCATATTGCCATCGGAATGCGGCGAGGCACTGACTGTTCTCACACAAATTCTTGATCAGGATGAAACTGTGTGGAAGAGAGCGCTGTGCATGGAGGTTTTCCGTGGAATTTTTGCGGACCATGCCTTGCTCAGACGAATTTACGCCATGTTCGATGCTAAAGAAGGAGAGAGGGATGTCCTTAAGCCCTTGATCGCTACCTTCGTGCGCTTAAGCACAGAAAAGCCTGCTGTAATTGGACTGGGCCATTCATCGTCACTCCCTACAACTAGCTCAAGCACAAATGGCTCTTCTGAGCAAGCCATTGCTGAAGCAAGTGGCATGACAGGTCTCATGACAGGGCCAGTTGGTGcagagacaacaacaacggGTATCAGCACCCAATTCAGCTCAGTCCGAGTTCCTTGTATCGATCAGCTCGATAAGACGGAGGCTCCTAGTATACCAGAGTCGTATCTCTACAGCCTGGTGTTAGCTTGTATATCGTCTGTATCTGACGGTCTAGCCAAGTTCATACTGCCTCTTACAGTCCCAAATGAGACAAGAAATCGGAAGCGAACTTCTCGACAAGAATTTGGTCGGGATTCACCTGCACCGCCGTCTGAGCAAGAGAGTACTCCGCCCAGAGGGAAGATGGAAAGGTCGGCATCCTTTAAGAAGAACCCAGTTCCGCTGAACCCCCTTTCCTTAGAGGACCACCCTCTCCATTCTGAAGTCAAGATCTGTGCTACAATTGTCGAGGAGTGCTGGCCTGCGATACTTGCGACCTGTTCTACCTTCTTATATGCTGCACTCGATTCCGAATATTATCATGGGCTAGTCCGTGCCTTCCAACGATTTGCTCATGTGGCTGGACTGTTACAGTTATCGACTCCTCGGGATGCTTTCCTTACAACTTTGGGCAAAGCTGCCGTCCCACCCAATGTCCTCACAGCTTGTGTCAATGCTGGCCAACCTCGACCACAAACACCAAGCACACCAACCGATGGCAGTCTCTTTAGTAACGCCCGGGGTCTTCTGAGCGTGGATAGCTTGACGCCCACCACCCCTACAGCCGACAAAGGACGGCAGGCCTCATTTGATGTTTCTGTCGCTTCTTTGAATACTCGAAACTTGCTATGCCTTCGGGCATTGCTGAACTTGGGCATAGCGCTTGGTCCAACTTTGGCAGGAGCTTGGAGTATCATTCTGGAGACACTTCAACAGGCCGACTTTGTCCTTTTCGTAAGCGGAAAATCTCCTGGCAGGACACCAACCATGAGCCGAGGACCCGATGCAGGTGGTGACAGCGAAGCTGCAACGTTGATGGCCAACTTCGGCTCCGAGGTTCGTGCGGTTGAAACAGCGGCATCCAGACTAATCGAGAGCACGGTGGACTTTCCCAATGAGTCATTCCTGAAAGTGGTAGCGGCTGTCTGTAGTTTGCTGACACAGAAGCCTGTTGAGCAGCCTGAGACCACCACTCAGCCGCAGTCACCCTCTGATGGTCAACAGCTCAAGGCTCCCGTCGTACAGGGCCGTAGGTTTTCTGGCCAGCAGATGAGTTCTGGGTCAACTCAAGAAGACCAATTCGCACTCGCTAAGCTTGGTGAACTTGCCACAATAAACATCGAGAGATTATTGGAGTACAGTCCAGAAGAATCTGGTTGGGACGTGTTGACTAATGAGCTGATTGACACTCTCACCTCTTCGTCTATGAACTCATCTGTCAGAACCAGGGCAGCAGACATTCTTGTGAAACTGGTTCTAGAAGCTGCCAATGTCACATCTTCCCTACCTGAAGAGGCTCGTGGTGAGATTCAGCTCCGGTTCTTTGAGGCCCTCCGTAGGTCGCTCGCGCCCCTCCTGAAAGGTGACCGAGAGGTTTCTCTTGCCAGCCATTCGACAGATATCGATATCCACAAAATCATCCTCGATGGTCTTCAAAGCATCATTGAGGGCAATGGAGAAACATTGGTCAAGGGCTGGGACATAGCCTTTGAGATTATTGGCACCATATTTATTACCAGGGAGTTCGATCCAGCTTACCGCCGTGGCTCAGTGGCCAATCCCATTCTTCTAGACACCCGATCAGCAAGACTTATCAGGTCTTCTTTCAACTCTCTCCAACTCATCTGCTCAGACTTTCTAGCGTCGCTACCAAACTCATGCTTCTTGATCCTGGTCGACAATCTATACAAGTTCTGCTCACAAGATGATGATCTCAATATTGCTTTGACT ACGGTAACGTTCTTCTGGGTGCTGTCAGACTTCCTCTCAGCGAAGAATGAGTCTCTCGCCATCACTGCAGACATGATGCAAAACACTGAGCTTCCTGATCTGGAAAAGATGGCAGCTGATCATGGTCACAAGAGCTCTGATGCAGCATTGTGGATGTTGCTTCTGCTGCGGCTGACCAACGTCACCACTGATGACAGGCTTGAGCTTCGCAATAGTGCAATCCAGACTTTGCTCAGGATCTTCGATGCCTACGGTGACCGCCTCAGCCCTGAGTCCTGGTCGATATGTGTCAAGTCCGTTGTCTTTAAGCTCTTGTCATCGATTGAGCAGGAAATCAAAGTTTTACAGtcggatgaggaagaggatgctgAGGACAGTGACCGGGCTGAGTGGACTGAGACTGCCGTTGTTGTTCTCAACGGTATCTCCAACCTCCTCGCTAATTACCTTGATATTCTTACAGGCCACCCCTCATTCGATCACCTATGGCAAGAGTTgctttctcatctcactACCCTACTCGACTTTCAAGTCCTTGATATTAACACCGCAACCTTCAAAGCGCTTGCTCATATTTTGTCCCAGACGAACACTGAGGGCAAACCTGTCTTCAGCAAAACAGCGATCGATATTGCATGGGATTTGTGGGCAAGAGGAGTCCCAACCTCCAAGCCTGTTGACGAAAAGTCTGAAGACAACCAGAATTGTCTCATTGCATATGTATCTGCCTTGACAGAGATCTATCGACTTGTACaggaagatcttgaggtGAAACGAGTTGGTAGAATTCTGACACTTCTCCGAGAGACTTTGGGCGAAGCCTCAGTTGGCAATTACGTGCAAGATATTGAATATGTGACCCCTTTACAGGCACATATtcttgaagctgttcaaATGATCCGAACGGATGTTAAAGGAGTGCCATCGGCCATGATTACTCAAGTTGCGGATTTTCTGGTCTTGCCTTTCGTGCAGGCCAACTTCTCAAAGCCAGAACCTAAGCGTACTTACATTGCGCTTTCAAAAGCGAGCATGAAGACACTCGAGAAGCTTATTCTTGAGCACTCGAAGGACGCAGACATCTACCGCAGCAACTCCTTCTCCGAGGCTTTGAAAGCTTTGTGCAAACCCATCGAGTTAAAATACGGTTTCCCTACGACAACGAAATCCACGCAACCATGGAGGCTAGCTACATCTACAGCACTTACCATCCTAGAAGCGACTCTGTCGCAGATCACGAGCCTCGAGCTACCAAACGAAGTTGTCCAGAATATTTGGACCACGATCGTCGCCATCGCTGATGGTATCATGAGCGCGGATTGCAGTGTTGCCCCTCCAGGCACCGACTTCGCAGGCGACGAAGAGTTCGACATTGCATCTTTCCAAAAGCTGCGAGAACTCATTATTCCAGCACTTGGCGCCGCAGCTGTTTCTGAAAAGGCCCGCAAGGCTTATGCTGAGAGCCTTTTCAAGACTTCAGTAATTCATGCTCCATCGCCAGATGAAGAGTCGATCATCAACGGCACACACGAGAAGGGCTTATCAGCCCTGTATGCTCCCCGCGCAGGGAGGACAGTAGCAGTGTTGCCGACTAAGCGCGTGAAGATGGCTTATGTCTCTTGTGAAGTGCTGTTTGGTTTAGTTGCTGCTAAAGATGAACCAACAATTGTCATTCAACCTCCAATACCCAAATCACCAGATCCAAAGCATAGTCAGTTTGCCGAGTCACCTGTAACTCTTCATACCCGGATTGCCAGTACAGCAGCTCCGCTCCTTATACTTCGGTGTGCGTTGACACTGAGGGCTTATATCGCTGATCAACCTCTACGAGGCAAGATGCCCCAACCTCTGAGCCAGCGAAAGGAATTATTGTGGATTCTGCAGAAGCTTGTCGAGCTGAAGAGTGATGGGAACGCCATTCCAGAATTGGATAATATTGAGAGTGATGAGAGGAAGCATTTGCTGAGATTATATCCTCTTATTGTACGAGCATCTGGTGTAGTTGGTGACGAGAAGGTTGGTAGCATATTGAGAGAGGCTTTGGAGGTTGTAGGAGATGAACTGGGTTTTTAG
- a CDS encoding hypothetical protein (EggNog:ENOG41), whose product MARNRKLRLLVAATGPRDTSWAQALVVRLSKNPQIEARAIVDDVVPRLTQTIIVMQNRGLAMGAGDRADDIEFYRQQAFELVEWADLMVCVPLDADSIAKMLAGVTDTFLGEVLRGWDTQKSIVLVPGMSTHMWSNPMTKKHMSKLHRKWNWIRVVTPILWHYEGSPNPKRVPNWNGFNEVLGIIKNQADLLGLGRDVEVATAMAMTDSADVTVQSKLPPEIWTIILDYAGDWELAKALGMYTNLPMPSPWTSQPRDRNDPLKVYEHELEWTVLTCNSAAICKKISQSPPEFNDISALVIKLVIKFGLIDVLAYMEANRPDLFKAFDGTTLPTKASAYYPRTDVLDYWKQSAWFRDRHVYDAEAVDGASKFGHVRVLDWWWRRSGLNMRYTESALEQASGNGHLLVLEWWRDAAAQDDKVVLRPGRSLLWATQHGQADVLRWWDASGIPAAHGDSVAKMASRWGQVEVLETWRRLKGDDKLVFDAEVLVSPTIFKHLAVLEWWRNFAHGELEGMEGRKQMVEFRTCNIEEALEDSIGDQSAVRRWWTQNGLNLGLRDEEWLKTRYL is encoded by the coding sequence ATGGCCCGCAACCGAAAACTCCGCCTTCTCGTCGCCGCCACTGGACCCCGCGATACGTCTTGGGCGCAAGCACTTGTTGTGCGCCTCTCGAAAAATCCACAGATTGAAGCGCGAGCGATCGTCGACGATGTAGTCCCGCGATTGACACAAACGATAATTGTTATGCAGAACCGGGGATTGGCTATGGGAGCAGGTGATCGGGCCGACGATATCGAGTTCTATCGGCAACAAGCATTCGAACTAGTAGAGTGGGCAGATCTGATGGTCTGCGTGCCGCTTGATGCAGACAGCATCGCAAAGATGCTGGCAGGCGTTACAGATACATTCCTCGGCGAAGTACTCAGAGGATGGGATACACAAAAGAGCATTGTCTTGGTCCCCGGCATGAGCACACATATGTGGTCAAACCCAATGACCAAGAAGCACATGAGTAAATTGCATCGGAAATGGAATTGGATACGTGTGGTGACGCCGATATTATGGCATTACGAAGGATCGCCAAACCCCAAGCGAGTACCCAACTGGAACGGCTTTAACGAAGTGCTGGGCATTATAAAGAACCAAGCCGACTTGCTGGGATTGGGGAgagatgttgaggttgcCACCGCAATGGCAATGACTGATAGTGCGGACGTAACAGTCCAATCTAAGCTACCGCCGGAAATTTGGACCATCATCCTTGATTATGCTGGAGACTGGGAACTTGCGAAGGCTCTAGGAATGTACACCAACCTACCGATGCCCTCACCATGGACAAGTCAGCCCAGAGACCGTAACGATCCGTTGAAGGTGTACGAGCACGAGCTTGAGTGGACAGTGCTGACATGCAACTCCGCGGCGATATGCAAAAAGATATCGCAATCTCCACCAGAATTCAACGATATATCAGCACTGGTTATTAAACTAGTGATCAAATTTGGTCTTATTGATGTGTTGGCGTATATGGAAGCCAACCGACCTGATCTTTTTAAAGCATTTGACGGAACGACGTTACCAACCAAAGCCTCTGCTTATTATCCACGCACTGATGTGCTGGACTATTGGAAACAGAGCGCTTGGTTCAGAGACCGTCATGTATATGACGCAGAAGCTGTCGACGGTGCCTCCAAGTTTGGGCATGTTCGTGTTTTAGATTGGTGGTGGCGTCGGTCTGGATTGAACATGCGTTATACAGAGTCTGCATTGGAGCAAGCTAGCGGAAATGGACATCTCTTGGTTCTCGAGTGGTGGCGCGATGCAGCAGCACAGGACGACAAGGTCGTTCTACGACCGGGCCGGTCACTATTATGGGCAACACAGCATGGACAAGCTGATGTGTTGCGGTGGTGGGACGCTTCAGGTATCCCTGCTGCTCATGGTGACAGCGTCGCCAAGATGGCAAGCCGCTGGGGCCAAGTCGAGGTCTTGGAAACCTGGAGACGGCTGAAAGGAGATGACAAGCTCGTGTTTGACGCCGAGGTTCTCGTTTCACCGACCATATTCAAGCACTTGGCGGTGCTTGAGTGGTGGCGTAACTTTGCTCATGGAGAGCTCGAGGGCATGGAGGGTCGAAAGCAGATGGTAGAATTCCGAACGTGCAACATCGAAGAGGCTCTTGAGGACAGCATAGGAGATCAGAGCGCAGTTCGACGATGGTGGACACAGAACGGGTTGAACCTAGGACTGCGAGACGAAGAGTGGCTCAAGACACGGTATCTTTAG
- a CDS encoding hypothetical protein (EggNog:ENOG41) — translation MSLNYSNRETSVSIGESVRDEDVFILQSTAPGDVNDGLMELLIMIHACRTASARRITAVIPSFPYARQDKKDKSRAPISAKLIANMLQVSGCNHVITMDLHASQIQGFFNVPVDNLYAEPSVLRWIRENLSVDNCVIVSPDAGGAKRATSLADRLNTGFALIHKERPRPNVVGRMVLVGDVSDKVAILVDDMADTCGTLAKAAATVNEHGAREVYAIVTHGILSGKAIDTINNSCLSGLVVTNMGDKIERCPKLKVIDVSGTLAEAIRRTHNGESVSYLFNNVPV, via the exons ATGAGCTTGAACTACTCCAACCGAGAGACTAGTGTTTCTATCGGAGAGTCTGTTCGTGACGAGGATGTGTTTATCCTTCAGTCCACTGCTCCTGGAGATGTCAACGATGGCCTCATGGAGTTGCTCATCATGATTCATGCTTGTCGAACTGCCTCGGCCAGACGGATCACTGCTGTTATTCCCAGCTTTCCCTATGCGCgacaggacaagaaggacaagtcACGAGCTCCCATCAGTGCTAAGCTCATTGCAAACATGCTCCAGGTTTCTGGCTGC AATCATGTTATCACAATGGATCTCCACGCCTCGCAAATTCAGGGTTTCTTCAACGTCCCCGTGGACAACCTCTACGCTGAACCTTCCGTGCTTCGCTGGATTCGCGAGAACCTCAGTGTCGACAACTGTGTCATCGTTTCTCCCGATGCCGGTGGAGCCAAGCGTGCGACATCTCTTGCTGACCGCCTGAACACCGGTTTCGCTCTCATCCACAAGGAGCGACCCCGACCTAACGTTGTTGGTCGCATGGTTCTTGTCGGTGATGTCAGTGACAAGGTCGCCATTCTTGTTGACGACATGGCCGACACCTGTGGCACT CTcgccaaggctgctgccaCCGTCAATGAGCACGGCGCCAGGGAGGTGTATGCGATTGTTACTCACGGTATTCTGAGTGGTAAGGCCATCGATACCATTAACAACTCATGCCTCTCTGGTCTCGTTGTCACCAACA TGGGTGACAAGATTGAGCGATgccccaagctcaaggtcatTGATGTCTCCGGAACACTTGCCGAG GCTATTCGACGAACTCACAACGGAGAATCCGTGTCTtacctcttcaacaacgtCCCCGTTTAA